AATTGAAATAACGAAAGCTAAGAAAGAACGAATTCTCATAATTAAAGTAGCAGTAAAGTTCTGTGACGAATGATTAAGGTCACCTAAATAGTTCAATAAGGATATTACTAGGGAAAGGAGCATAAAAGTTAGCACTTTTAAATCCTAGAAACAACCCGTAGCTTTTTAGATTTTTAAAAACTGGAATTATTGTAAGCTATCAAATTATTTTTAATGATTAAGATTACAAAAAAATACAAATAAAAAAATTTATTTATTTGATGCCTGAAATAATTTGAGTTATTAATTTATTCGCTAAATCGATTTTTGATGTTTTTTTTATATGATGTTCCATACTTTTTGTATCGAATAGCCAACCTTCATTTTGTGACAAAGACCCAAATCCCTGTCCTGCAATGTCAATTGGATTTGCGAAAAGATAATCACAACCTTTTTGAATAATTTTTTCTTTAATTGTTTCTCTTGCTTCTTCAAAAGATCCTGTAAAAGCACAAAAGCCTACAAAAACTTGATTAGCTTTTTTTGATTCACTAATTGTTTTTAAAATATCTGGGACTAGCTCAAAATGTTTATTGAAATGATCATTAATTTTATTTTTGGGAATTTTAGCTGAAGTATTAGAATTTATCTTAAAATCAGATACTGCTGCATTCATAAAAAAATAATCATAATCTGAAATTTCATTCTTAATTGCCCTAATTAAATCATCACTAGTCTCAATTTCGTATCTTTTTATTCCATCTGTAAGATCTTGATCGATTTTCAGAGGGCCATGGATATATTTAACTTTAGCTCCTCTGAACCTAGCAACTTGAGATAGAAGTAAGCCCATAGCTCCAGAACTTTTGTTAGTGATATTTCTTGCAGCATCAATTTTTTCTGAGGTGCACCCGCCAGTTATTAAAATTTCTTTATTAATTAAATCTTTGCGATAAAGATTTTGATTGTGTGAAATTATAAATTCTAGAGCTAACTGAATTAGATCATTAGGAGGTATCTTACCGATGCCAATTGCATCACATGCTAAGATCCCCTCACTTGGTAGCAAAGATAAAACATTTTCATAATTCTGTAAATTCTCATAATTTTTTTGGACGGTTTTATTTAGCCACATTTGTGTATTCATTGCTGGTGCAACAATAATTGGCTTAATATTTGCCATTAAAATGCTTGGAATTAATCCATCTGCATTTCCAGTTACCCATTTTGATAACGTTGTCGCTGTTAAAGGGGCAATGATTACAATATCAGCCCAATTGCATAGTTCTATATGGAGAGGTGTTGATTGAATATGTGACCATTGATCATTTTCTAAAATGCAAGGGTTTCGACTTAAGATAGAAAGAGAAATCGGCTTTATTAATTTTTCTGCATTTTTAGATAAAACGCATCTGATTTCATAATTTTCTTTCGCTAATTGGCTAACTAATAATGGAATCCTCACAGCGGCAATACTCCCTGTTATTAATAAAAGAATATTTTTTTTGGAGTCCGTTTTTTTAGTTTTCATCAAAAGGTTCCTGATCTAGGAGATGGATATAATCTGAGGTTAATTCTGGTCTGTTAATTGCAAGTGCCCGCAGTAAATGCCAGTCTTGTAAACCATCAAATGGTGTCTTGTAATTATCTTCTTCTAGCCTTTGTGCGAGCTTAAGGGTCATTTCTTCATCAAAAGAATTTACTAGTGCCTCACTTATTTTATTTTCAGAAATAAATTCCATATTGAATAAAGCCAATACATTCTAATAATAAAGCCTCAAGTAATTATTTAAAATTGATGAAAGTATTAAGTAAATATTTTCAAGAATAAGAAATTTTTAAGAGGCAATATCTTTTTAAAGTGTTTGTAAACAATTTATCTTCATTTTCAGTCATAGATATGCAAACTCTCCATATCAAAAATATTCTTTCTTAAAATAATAAAATAATGTCAAAGTTTCAATCATGTCACAAACCAAGAGAGAGCAAATCACGACTCACTTACGCTATTTAAGGCAAGAACTAAGAGAAATGCATTTAGGCATTAAAGAAGATGACCTTTTTCCTGAACCAGGGGAACTAAGAGGAGTAATGGCTCAGTTTGAGGCTTTACTAGAATTAGTAGAAGGAAGTACTAAAATTTCATCAAACTCTGAATCAGCTTAGTTGAAAGAAAAATGGTTTTTAGACCTCAAAAAACAAATTTCCAACTAAAGATTGTAGAAAATATTCAGACATTAACTAAATGGGCTAATAACCCATGGCGAAGATATTCACTATCATTAATAATTCTTTTAATTGGTTACTTTTTGGGCAGTTCGCTTGGCATGGTAAGTGCTGTTGTGGAACTCATGGATCCCATAGCTGCTTTTTTATCAGTCATTTTTATTGAAATTTTAATACTTCTTAGAAGAAATTTCAGATTTGAAAAGAAAAAGAAATTTTTAGTACTTTTATTGGATGCTTTAAGATTAGGATTATTTTATGGCTTTTTCACTGAAAGTCTTAAGTTACTTTGAATTTATTTTTTGTATTTCTGTAATAGATAAAGTAAAGCCATTCTTATTGGGATACCATTTGAAACTTGATTATTGATTAAGCAATTAGGATATTCATCTACTAATTTACTACTTATTTCAATACCTCTATTTATAGGACCTGGGTGAAGAATTGGAATTTCTTTACTATTCAAAGATAACTTCTCTGGGTTTAAACCATAATCTAAACTATAAGAATCAATGCTGCTTAGTAAATTCTCCATCATTCTCTCTTTCTGGAGTCTTAAAACAATAATTGCATCTGCAATTTTTATTGATTCTTCCAATGATCTAGAAATTGTTACGGAGCCTCTTGATTTAATAGGATCTTCTAGTTGATTTGGAGCAGGATTTTTTAAAAAATTGTTAAATTCATCAGGGATTAATGTTTTAGGACCACATAAGATTATGTCTGCGCCAAATGCACTTAAAGCCCAAAGATTTGATCTTGCAACTCTTGAATGATTTATATCGCCAACTATTAAAATTTTCTTGGAATTTAACACCTCTGGATTCAGTGATTTTTTGGAAAAGAATTTGATTAATGTATAAATGTCCAGCAATCCTTGACTTGGATGACTATGTAATCCATCTCCTGCATTCAGAACTGAAGTTTTGGAATTTAATGAATCAAGTTTTTTAGCTATCTCAAAGGTTATGTAACTCGATGAATGTCTAATAACTAATATATCTGCACCCATGGCAGAATAAGTTATCGCTGTATCAATAATTGTTTCGCCTTTTGTTAAAGAACTTGAGGATGGAGCAAAGGTTTGTACATCCGCAGAAAGCCTTTTTGCTGCAAGTTCAAAACTATTTTTTGTTCTTGTACTAGCTTCAAAAAACAAGGACGTTACCAAAGTGCCTTGTAAGGCTGGTATCTTTTTCGTTCCTGCATTCTTTAGTGCATCAAATCTATTAGCTAATTCAAATACTGATTTGTAATCTTCAATTGAAAAATTAGCTAGTGTGTGAATATGTTTATGAGGCCAAAGTCGCATTGCTCTTACTAAGATAAATGATTTTTGAATTTAGGTGTTCTGTCACCTTTTAATCTTTTACTTACACTCCTGCTATTTTTGAGATACCAACGCCATTTTATATTTTTTGCCTTGGATATGCCAATTCTCGTAGTTTGAATAAGATCTTTTTGTTCTAGATATGACTCTCTATTAGAAATCCATAAAGAATTGTTATTAACTACTTCAAGCGAGTTAAATGATATGTCTATACCGAATGTCTTAGTAACCAGACCAGGTCCTGAAGCTAACCTCTCATTTTTTCGAGGGATAAAAACTGCCCTGATTAATACACCACTCGCAAAATTTTCTTTATCAGTAACTATGTTTAAACAGTGATGAATGCCATAAGATTTGTAAATATAAAATGTACCAGGTTTTCCAAATAATGATTGATTTGATTGAGTTTTTTTACGGTAGCCATGACAGGCCTCGTCTTCTTGTGAATAAGCCTCAGTTTCAACAATAATACCCTTAATTTGATCTTTCTCATTATTATTTTTTATGAGATAACAGCCTACTAAATCT
This window of the Prochlorococcus sp. MIT 1314 genome carries:
- the coaBC gene encoding bifunctional phosphopantothenoylcysteine decarboxylase/phosphopantothenate--cysteine ligase CoaBC, coding for MKTKKTDSKKNILLLITGSIAAVRIPLLVSQLAKENYEIRCVLSKNAEKLIKPISLSILSRNPCILENDQWSHIQSTPLHIELCNWADIVIIAPLTATTLSKWVTGNADGLIPSILMANIKPIIVAPAMNTQMWLNKTVQKNYENLQNYENVLSLLPSEGILACDAIGIGKIPPNDLIQLALEFIISHNQNLYRKDLINKEILITGGCTSEKIDAARNITNKSSGAMGLLLSQVARFRGAKVKYIHGPLKIDQDLTDGIKRYEIETSDDLIRAIKNEISDYDYFFMNAAVSDFKINSNTSAKIPKNKINDHFNKHFELVPDILKTISESKKANQVFVGFCAFTGSFEEARETIKEKIIQKGCDYLFANPIDIAGQGFGSLSQNEGWLFDTKSMEHHIKKTSKIDLANKLITQIISGIK
- a CDS encoding DUF2555 domain-containing protein, whose protein sequence is MEFISENKISEALVNSFDEEMTLKLAQRLEEDNYKTPFDGLQDWHLLRALAINRPELTSDYIHLLDQEPFDEN
- a CDS encoding DUF565 domain-containing protein, with product MVFRPQKTNFQLKIVENIQTLTKWANNPWRRYSLSLIILLIGYFLGSSLGMVSAVVELMDPIAAFLSVIFIEILILLRRNFRFEKKKKFLVLLLDALRLGLFYGFFTESLKLL
- a CDS encoding aspartate carbamoyltransferase catalytic subunit, whose translation is MRLWPHKHIHTLANFSIEDYKSVFELANRFDALKNAGTKKIPALQGTLVTSLFFEASTRTKNSFELAAKRLSADVQTFAPSSSSLTKGETIIDTAITYSAMGADILVIRHSSSYITFEIAKKLDSLNSKTSVLNAGDGLHSHPSQGLLDIYTLIKFFSKKSLNPEVLNSKKILIVGDINHSRVARSNLWALSAFGADIILCGPKTLIPDEFNNFLKNPAPNQLEDPIKSRGSVTISRSLEESIKIADAIIVLRLQKERMMENLLSSIDSYSLDYGLNPEKLSLNSKEIPILHPGPINRGIEISSKLVDEYPNCLINNQVSNGIPIRMALLYLLQKYKK
- a CDS encoding DNA-3-methyladenine glycosylase, with amino-acid sequence MEKQFFPKNFFYRHSKLVAPDLVGCYLIKNNNEKDQIKGIIVETEAYSQEDEACHGYRKKTQSNQSLFGKPGTFYIYKSYGIHHCLNIVTDKENFASGVLIRAVFIPRKNERLASGPGLVTKTFGIDISFNSLEVVNNNSLWISNRESYLEQKDLIQTTRIGISKAKNIKWRWYLKNSRSVSKRLKGDRTPKFKNHLS